A portion of the Macaca mulatta isolate MMU2019108-1 chromosome 2, T2T-MMU8v2.0, whole genome shotgun sequence genome contains these proteins:
- the GHSR gene encoding growth hormone secretagogue receptor type 1: MWNATASEEPGFNLTLADLEWDASPGNDSLGDELLRLFPAPLLAGVTATCVALFVVGISGNLLTMLVVSRFRELRTTTNLYLSSMAFSDLLIFLCMPLDLVRLWQYRPWNFGDLLCKLFQFVSESCTYATVLTITALSVERYFAICFPLRAKVVVTKGRVKLIIFVIWAVAFCSAGPIFVLVGVEHENGTDPWDTNECRPTEFAVRSGLLTVMVWVSSIFFFLPVFCLTVLYSLIGRKLWRRRRGDAVVGASLRDQNHKQTVKMLAVVVFAFILCWLPFHVGRYLFSKSFEPGSLEIAQISQYCNLVSFVLFYLSAAINPILYNIMSKKYRVAVFRLLGFEPFSQRKLSTLKDESSRAWTESSINT; encoded by the exons ATGTGGAACGCGACGGCCAGCGAAGAGCCGGGGTTCAACCTCACGCTGGCCGACCTGGAGTGGGATGCTTCCCCCGGCAACGACTCGCTGGGCGACGAGCTGCTGCGGCTCTTCCCCGCGCCGCTGCTGGCAGGCGTCACAGCCACCTGCGTGGCGCTCTTCGTAGTGGGCATCTCTGGCAACCTGCTCACCATGCTGGTGGTGTCGCGCTTCCGCGAGTTGCGCACCACCACCAACCTCTACCTGTCCAGCATGGCCTTCTCCGACCTGCTCATCTTCCTCTGCATGCCCCTGGACCTCGTTCGCCTCTGGCAGTACCGGCCCTGGAACTTCGGCGACCTGCTCTGCAAACTCTTCCAATTCGTCAGCGAGAGCTGCACCTACGCCACGGTGCTCACCATCACAGCGCTGAGCGTCGAGCGCTACTTCGCCATCTGCTTCCCGCTGCGGGCGAAGGTGGTGGTCACCAAGGGGCGGGTGAAGCTGATCATCTTCGTCATCTGGGCCGTGGCCTTCTGCAGCGCCGGGCCCATCTTCGTGCTAGTCGGGGTGGAGCACGAGAATGGCACCGACCCTTGGGACACCAACGAGTGCCGCCCCACCGAGTTCGCGGTACGCTCTGGACTGCTCACGGTCATGGTGTGGGTGTCCAgcatcttcttcttccttcctgtcttctgcCTCACAGTCCTCTACAGTCTCATCGGCAGGAAGCTGTGGCGGAGGAGGCGCGGCGATGCTGTCGTGGGCGCCTCGCTCAGGGACCAGAACCACAAGCAAACCGTGAAAATGCTGG CTGTAGTGGTGTTTGCCTTCATCCTCTGCTGGCTGCCCTTCCATGTAGGAcgatatttattttccaaatcctTTGAGCCTGGCTCCTTGGAGATTGCTCAGATCAGCCAGTACTGCAACCTCGTGTCCTTTGTCCTCTTCTACCTCAGCGCTGCCATCAACCCCATTCTGTACAACATCATGTCCAAGAAGTACCGGGTGGCAGTGTTCAGACTTCTGGGATTCGAACCCTTCTCCCAGAGAAAGCTCTCCACTCTGAAGGACGAAAGTTCTCGGGCCTGGACAGAATCTAGTATTAATACATGA